Proteins encoded together in one Salvelinus fontinalis isolate EN_2023a unplaced genomic scaffold, ASM2944872v1 scaffold_0590, whole genome shotgun sequence window:
- the LOC129846576 gene encoding extracellular calcium-sensing receptor-like: MNLYLSIIMILNSSSLSLLLNYSSASSSSSSCRLREQFSLNGMYQKGDVILGGLFEVHYFTVFPELSFTSEPQQLHCEGFTSFGFQQAQTMAFAVNEINRDPDLLPNITLGYQLYDNCQKLGVSLRAAMSLASGTEEEFLLDETCSGPPPVLGIVGDPGSTHSIAISSVLGLFRVPMVSHYATCSCLSDRSKYPSFFRTIPSDSFQVRAMIQILRRLGWTWVGLVFSDDDYGFHAARSFHSSLSESGGCVAYSQVLPKDNRPTELQRIVGEIKSSSARVVVVFSVEAYLLPLVDEVVVQNVKGLQWIASEAWTSSTVFHTPRLMPYLGGTLGIAIRRGEIPGLRDYLLRIRPDDQPANNPGKNMVRQFWEAVFGCRLEPPAGWVEAGGDVCTGQEDLRDVETNYGDVSELRPEYNAYKAVYALAHALHDLLQCVPGRGPFSGHRCASLQRLEPWQLVHYLERVNFTTGFGDRVSFDDKGDALAIYDIMNWAWLQDGSVQVENVGVIDESAPAGQELTLDEDRIFWNFESKKPPRSVCSESCPPGTRVARKKGEPVCCFDCISCAEGEVSNTTDSAKCSRCPEDFWSSPERDLCVPKRVEFLSYQDSLGISLMTASLLGALICAVVLGIFTHYRNTPVVKANNSELSFLLLLSLKLCFLCSLLFIGRPRLWTCQLRHAAFGISFVLCVSCILVKTMVVLAVFRTSKPGGNASLKWFGAGQQRGTVLVLTSFQAAICTAWLVSASPTPHKNTRYHNDKIVYECVVGSVAGFGALLGYIGLLAFLSFFLAFLARNLPDNFNEAKFITFSMLNFCAVWISFVPAYISSPGKYADAVEIFAILASSFGILVALFGPKCYIILLRPERNTKKALMGRATTKT, from the exons ATGAACCTTTACCTATCTATAATCATGATACTGAACTCCTCATCTCTGAGCCTTCTATTGAACTACTCCTctgcctcatcctcctcctcgtcctgtcGTCTGCGGGAGCAGTTCAGTCTGAATGGGATGTACCAGAAGGGTGATGTGATTCTGGGAGGTCTGTTTGAGGTCCACTACTTCACTGTGTTCCCTGAGCTATCTTTCACATCAGAACCCCAGCAGCTCCACTGTGAGGG TTTTACCAGTTTTGGTTTCCAGCAGGCCCAGACTATGGCGTTTGCTGTAAATGAGATCAACAGAGACCCTGACCTTCTGCCAAACATCACACTCGGATACCAACTCTACGACAACTGCCAGAAGCTGGGAGTATCGCTCCGTGCTGCCATGTCTTTGGCCAGTGGGACAGAGGAAGAGTTCTTATTGGATGAGACTTGTTCTGGGCCACCCCCGGTGCTAGGGATTGTGGGAGACCCAGGGTCCACACACTCCATCGCCATCTCCAGTGTCCTAGGGCTGTTCCGGGTTCCCATG GTGAGTCACTACGCCACGTGTTCCTGTCTGAGCGACCGGAGCAAGTACCCATCCTTCTTCAGAACCATCCCCAGTGATTCCTTCCAG GTGCGAGCCATGATCCAGATCCTACGTCGGTTGGGTTGGACCTGGGTGGGACTGGTGTTCAGTGATGATGACTACGGATTTCACGCTGCCCGGTCCTTCCACTCAAGCCTGTCCGAGTCAGGGGGCTGTGTGGCTTATTCCCAGGTCCTGCCCAAAGACAACCGCCCCACAGAGCTGCAGAGGATCGTGGGAGAGATCAAGAGCTCCTCTGCtcgtgtggtggtggtgttctccgTTGAGGCCTACCTGCTCCCTCTGGTGGACGAG GTGGTGGTGCAGAATGTGAAGGGTCTCCAGTGGATTGCCAGTGAAGCCTGGACCTCCTCCACTGTGTTTCACACCCCCCGTCTCATGCCCTACCTAGGGGGTACCCTGGGTATCGCCATCCGTCGTGGAGAGATACCCGGACTCAGGGACTACCTGCTTAGAATCCGACCCGATGACCAACCTGCCAATAACCCCGGAAAAAATATG GTGAGACAGTTCTGGGAGGCTGTGTTTGGGTGCAGGTTGGAGCCCCCAGCAGGTTGGGTGGAGGCTGGGGGTGATGTATGTACAGGTCAGGAGGACCTCAGGGATGTGGAGACTAACTATGGGGACGTGTCTGAGCTCAGGCCGGAGTATAACGCATATAAGGCAGTGTACGCCCTGGCCCATGCCCTGCATGACCTACTGCAGTGTGTGCCAGGGAGAGGACCTTTCAGTGGGCACCGCTGTGCCAGCCTACAGAGACTGGAGCCCTGGcag CTGGTCCATTACCTGGAGAGGGTTAACTTCACCACAGGGTTTGGTGATCGCGTTTCTTTTGATGACAAAGGGGACGCCCTGGCCATCTATGACATCATGAATTGGGCGTGGCTCCAGGACGGGAGCGTTCAGGTGGAGAATGTGGGTGTGATCGACGAATCAGCCCCCGCAGGACAAGAGCTCACACTGGACGAGGACAGAATTTTCTGGAACTTTGAGTCAAAAAAG CCCCCACGATCAGTGTGCAGTGAGAGCTGTCCCCCAGGCACCCGTGTAGCCAGGAAGAAGGGAGAGCCTGTCTGCTGCTTCGACTGCATCTCCTGTGCTGAGGGAGAGGTCAGCAACACAACAG aCTCGGCCAAGTGCTCGAGATGTCCAGAGGACTTCTGGTCCAGCCCGGAGCGTGACCTCTGCGTCCCTAAGAGGGTTGAGTTCCTCTCCTACCAGGACTCACTGGGCATCTCCTTGATGACCGCTTCGTTGCTAGGAGCCCTCATCTGTGCAGTGGTCCTCGGAATCTTCACCCACTACCGGAACACGCCTGTTGTCAAGGCCAACAACTCTGAGCTGAGCTTCCTGCTTCTGCTGTCACTCAAACTCTGCTTCCTGTGCTCGCTGCTGTTCATTGGCCGGCCCCGGCTGTGGACGTGTCAGCTGAGGCATGCAGCATTTGGTATCAGCTTTGTTCTCTGTGTCTCCTGTATACTGGTGAAGACAATGGTGGTGCTGGCTGTGTTTAGGACCTCTAAGCCCGGGGGCAATGCCAGCCTGAAGTGGTTTGGTGCTGGGCAGCAGAGAGGAACAGTCCTGGTTCTCACCTCATTCCAGGCTGCTATCTGCACAGCCTGGCTGGTTTCAGCCTCTCCAACTCCACACAAAAACACGCGCTACCATAATGATAAgattgtatatgagtgtgtggtgGGGTCGGTAGCAGGGTTCGGAGCGTTGTTAGGCTACATCGGCCTCCTGGCGTTCCTTAGCTTCTTCTTGGCTTTCCTGGCCAGGAATCTTCCAGACAACTTCAACGAGGCCAAGTTCATCACCTTCAGCATGCTGAACTTCTGTGCCGTGTGGATCTCCTTCGTCCCTGCCTACATCAGCTCTCCTGGGAAGTATGCAGACGCTGTGGAGATATTCGCCATCTTAGCTTCCAGCTTTGGCATCCTGGTGGCGCTGTTCGGCCCAAAGTGTTACATCATCCTGCTGAGGCCAGAGAGGAACACCAAGAAGGCTCTGATGGGCCGGGCCACAACCAAGACATAG
- the LOC129846578 gene encoding extracellular calcium-sensing receptor-like — protein sequence MSPWFSWLTPAIPLLLPWLGRDWSGMVQATVCSRWDRSVGLDDRGLSQEGEVVIGGLIPFHNLAPAPDLSFSQPLDLKSCVNFQEEPLQWAHALVFAVDEINRNPFLLPGVRLGYRILDSCSLHPWSLRGALSLVSGGNIRSRTSSDCPVPLVIGDASSTQTIILARTLGPLSVPVISYQASCGCLSDRQEFPNFFRTIPSDVYQALTMARLTWLLGWTWVGAIAVDNDYGRLAIQVFEEEIRGTGVCLAFFETVNRANLVRDVVRAADTVQASTARVILVFLWYTDMGALLLELGRRNVTDRQFLASEAWSTSGQLLRNPALFNVAQGVVGVAIRSAPIPGFEAHLRSLHPSRRPGDVLLKELWEKEFGGAETLEGVQSPFTDTSQLRITYNVYLAVYAAAHALHSLLSCSQRDSPTWGSSFTCSPPHNISPAELLQHLNQVNFTTPLGEPFYFRGADVPAVYDLVNWQATPQGLLKLVTIGRVDGSNLHINQSAIQWNTGSKTVPVSVCSESCPPGTRVARKKGEPVCCFDCISCAEGEVSNTTGSMQCDRCPLEFWSNSHRTACVPRQLEFLSFNDVMGVTLTTVAVCGTVTTVAVFMFFVYHRHTPLVRANNSELSFLLLLSLKFCFLCSLVFIGHPSVWACRIRQAAFGVIFVLCLSCLLVKTIVVLAAFRSARPGAGQLMRWFGPGQQRGSVFLFTTVQVIICAVWLSVSSPLPYRDLGLKGSKVILECEIGSVVGFSLVLGYIGLLASLCLLLAFLARKLPDNFNEAKYITFSMLIFCAVWISFIPAYISSPGKYADAVEIFAILASSFGLLLCIFAPKCYIILLRPERNTKKHMMSK from the exons ATGTCCCCCTGGTTCAGCTGGCTGACACCGGCCATTCCCCTGCTACTGCCCTGGCTGGGCAGGGATTGGTCAGGGATGGTTCAGGCAACTGTGTGTTCACGGTGGGATCGTTCGGTTGGTCTGGATGACCGTGGTCTCTCCCAGGAAGGTGAAGTCGTGATCGGGGGTCTCATCCCCTTCCATAACCTCGCTCCTGCTCCAGACCTGAGCTTCAGCCAACCCCTTGACCTGAAGTCCTGTGTCAA TTTCCAAGAGGAACCATTGCAATGGGCACATGCGCTGGTGTTTGCGGTGGACGAGATTAACCGTAACCCCTTCCTGCTGCCGGGGGTCCGGCTGGGCTACCGTATCCTAGACAGCTGTAGTTTGCACCCCTGGAGCCTGCGAGGGGCACTGTCCCTGGTGTCAGGGGGGAACATCAGAT CACGGACATCTAGTGACTGCCCTGTACCTCTGGTCATTGGTGATGCATCGTCCACTCAGACCATCATCCTGGCTAGGACCCTGGGGCCGCTCTCTGTGCCTGTG ATCAGTTACCAGGCCAGCTGTGGCTGTCTCAGTGACAGACAGGAGTTCCCTAACTTCTTCAGGACCATCCCCAGTGATGTCTACCAGGCCCTCACCATGGCCCGGCTCACCTGGCTCTTGGGATGGACCTGGGTCGGGGCTATCGCTGTAGACAATGACTACGGTCGTCTAGCCATACAg GTGTTTGAGGAGGAGATTCGGGGAACGGGGGTGTGCCTGGCGTTCTTTGAGACCGTCAACCGGGCCAACCTGGTGAGGGATGTGGTGCGAGCAGCAGACACGGTCCAGGCCTCGACAGCACGGGTGATCCTAGTCTTCCTCTGGTACACTGACATGGGGGCGTTACTCCTGGAGCTGGGGAGGAGAAACGTGACGGACAGGCAGTTCCTGGCCAGTGAGGCATGGAGCACCAGCGGACAACTCCTACGAAACCCCGCCCTCTTTAACGTCGCTCAGGGCGTCGTGGGTGTGGCTATCCGCAGTGCACCTATTCCTGGCTTTGAGGCCCACCTTCGAAGTCTCCACCCCTCTCGTCGTCCCGGAGATGTCCTGTTGAAGGAACTCTGGGAAAAGGAGTTTGG TGGGGCAGAGACTCTGGAGGGGGTACAGAGCCCTTTCACAGACACATCCCAGCTGAGAATAACCTATAACGTGTACCTGGCTGTGTATGCTGCAGCCCACGCCCTCCACAGCCTGCTGTCCTGCTCCCAGAGAGACAGCCCTACCTGGGGCAGCAGCTTCACCTGCTCCCCTCCTCACAACATCAGCCCAGCGGAG ctGTTGCAGCACCTGAACCAGGTTAACTTCACCACTCCACTTGGGGAGCCGTTCTACTTCCGAGGCGCGGACGTCCCTGCTGTGTACGACCTTGTGAACTGGCAGGCCACGCCCCAGGGGTTGCTCAAACTTGTCACGATTGGCCGTGTAGACGGGTCCAATCTCCACATCAACCAATCAGCCATCCAGTGGAACACAGGATCTAAAACG GTGCCTGTGTCAGTGTGCAGTGAGAGCTGTCCCCCAGGCACCCGTGTAGCCAGGAAGAAGGGGGAGCCTGTCTGCTGCTTCGACTGCATCTCCTGTGCTGAGGGAGAGGTCAGCAACACCACAG GCTCTATGCAATGTGACCGCTGTCCTCTGGAGTTCTGGTCCAACAGCCATCGGACCGCCTGCGTCCCTCGTCAGCTCGAGTTCCTCTCTTTCAACGACGTCATGGGCGTCACCCTGACCACTGTTGCCGTGTGCGGCACTGTGACAACAGTGGCTGTGTTTATGTTCTTTGTGTACCACCGCCACACCCCTCTG GTGCGGGCCAACAACTCGGAGCTGAGTTTCCTGCTTCTCCTGTCACTCAAGTTCTGCTTCCTGTGTTCGTTGGTGTTCATTGGGCATCCCTCTGTGTGGGCGTGTCGGATCCGCCAGGCGGCGTTTGGGGTCATCTTCGTGCTCTGCCTCTCCTGCCTCCTGGTCAAGACCATCGTGGTTCTGGCTGCGTTCCGCTCAGCCAGGCCCGGTGCTGGGCAGCTGATGAGGTGGTTTGGACCCGGCCAGCAGAGAGGGAGTGTCTTCCTCTTTACCACTGTTCAG GTGATCATCTGTGCCGTGTGGCTGTCCGTGAGCTCTCCTCTGCCTTACCGTGACCTAGGCCTCAAGGGGTCAAAGGTCATACTGGAGTGTGAGATTGGCTCTGTGGTCGGTTTCTCTCTGGTGCTGGGCTACATCGGCCTGTtagcctccctctgtctccttttaGCCTTCCTGGCCAGGAAACTACCAGACAACTTCAACGAGGCCAAGTACATCACCTTCAGCATGCTGATATTCTGTGCCGTGTGGATCTCCTTCATCCCTGCCTACATCAGCTCTCCTGGGAAGTACGCAGACGCTGTGGAGATATTCGCCATCTTAGCTTCCAGCTTTGGGTTACTGCTCTGCATCTTCGCGCCAAAATGTTACATCATCCTCCTGAGACCAGAGAGAAACACCAAGAAACACATGATGTCAAAATAg